From Phycodurus eques isolate BA_2022a chromosome 1, UOR_Pequ_1.1, whole genome shotgun sequence, one genomic window encodes:
- the f2 gene encoding prothrombin: MVGPVAVLLLFLLHGSLTEHVFLDSQRASEVLIRMRRANQMFEELKRGNLERECVEEICDHEEAREVFEQTDKTEDFWQKYQDCKGTTLVRTQSNINLVQDCIKGTCISGKGLNYEGNIHVTKSGRLCQKWSQGFPHPIIREFNASEPDSILKENYCRNPDGRDEGPWCFTQDPTVPKETCRVPICGEHFVPPTAAPAPKRTDECVMDDGVEYIGDLAVTLGGHTCLQWSLPEVKKLSQGKEFLPEVSLEGNKCRNPDDDPEGPWCYVQQSGNVTLDYCNIHLCEEQLIDSELPVESAGRERSVHAPAKKAFFNPRTFGQGETVCGERPLFEKLNKEDVTEKELLESYRQQRIVGGTDAEVASAPWQVMLYKRSPQELLCGASLISNQWILTAAHCILYPPWNKNFTTTDILVRLGKHNRAKFEHNIEKIVAIDKIIVHSKYDWKVNLNRDIALLHMRRPIVFTDQIHPVCLPNKRVAKLLMNAEFKGRVTGWGNLKESWGSSGRALPSVLQQIHLPIADQRTCKSSTSIRITDNMFCAGYKPEDTERGDACEGDSGGPFVMKHPTENRWYQIGIVSWGEGCDRDGKYGFFTHVFRMSKWMRKVIEKSDNDE, from the exons ATGGTGGGACCAGTGGCTGTTCTCCTTCTGTTCCTGCTGCACGGCTCTCTGACAGAACATG TTTTTCTTGACAGCCAGCGGGCTTCAGAGGTTCTGATCCGAATGCGACGAGCCAACCAGATGTTTGAGGAGCTGAAAAGAG GGAACCTGGAGAGAGAATGCGTGGAGGAAATCTGTGACCATGAAGAGGCCCGAGAGGTGTTCGAACAGACAGACAAAACA GAAGACTTCTGGCAGAAATATCAGG ACTGCAAAGGAACAACACTGGTACGAACACAATCCAATATCAACTTGGTCCAAGATTGTATAAAAG GTACCTGTATTTCCGGCAAAGGACTCAACTATGAGGGAAACATCCATGTAACTAAATCTGGTCGGCTCTGTCAAAAATGGAGTCAAGgcttcccacatcccataatAAG GGAGTTTAACGCTTCAGAACCAGACAGCATCCTAAAGGAGAACTACTGTCGGAATCCAGACGGTCGAGACGAAGGACCCTGGTGTTTCACTCAGGACCCAACAGTCCCAAAGGAGACCTGCAGGGTTCCAATATGTG GGGAACACTTTGTTCCACCCACTGCGGCCCCTGCACCAAAAAGGACGGATGAGTGTGTAATGGATGATGGCGTAGAGTACATTGGCGACCTGGCTGTCACCCTGGGGGGCCACACGTGCCTGCAATGGTCCCTGCCGGAAGTCAAGAAGCTGAGCCAGGGCAAGGAGTTTTTACCTGAAGTCAGTCTCGAGGGCAACAAATGTCGTAACCCGGACGACGACCCAGAGGGCCCATGGTGCTATGTGCAGCAATCTGGGAATGTGACACTGGATTACTGCAACATCCATCTTTGTG AAGAGCAGCTAATTGATTCCGAATTGCCGGTAGAGTCAGCCGGCCGCGAGCGGTCAGTCCATGCACCCgcaaaaaaggcattttttaaCCCTCGCACCTTTGGACAAGGGGAGACTG TGTGTGGAGAGCGGCCCCTGTTTGAAAAGCTGAACAAGGAGGATGTCACCGAGAAGGAGCTCCTCGAGTCATATCGACAACAGCGCATAGTTGGGGGCACCGACGCCGAGGTGGCCTCTGCGCCATG GCAGGTGATGCTATACAAACGAAGCCCACAGGAGTTACTGTGCGGCGCCAGCCTTATCAGCAACCAGTGGATTCTCACAGCCGCCCACTGCATCCTGTATCCACCCTGGAACAAGAACTTCACCACCACTGACATCTTGGTGCGCCTGGGAAAACACAACAGGGCCAA GTTTGAACACAACATTGAGAAGATCGTGGCGATTGACAAAATCATTGTCCACTCAAAGTACGACTGGAAGGTGAATCTGAACCGAGACATCGCACTACTGCACATGAGGCGGCCGATTGTCTTCACCGACCAGATCCACCCCGTCTGCCTCCCCAACAAGAGGGTGGCCAAATT ACTGATGAATGCAGAATTCAAAGGTCGAGTGACCGGCTGGGGAAACCTAAAGGAATCCTGGGGCTCGTCTGGGAGAGCTTTACCTTCAGTTCTTCAGCAAATCCATCTGCCCATCGCAGATCAGAGAACCTGCAAAAGCTCCACCTCTATCAGGATCACCGACAACATGTTCTGCGCTG GATATAAACCTGAAGACACAGAGCGAGGTGACGCCTGCGAGGGGGACAGTGGTGGACCATTTGTGATGAAG CATCCAACAGAGAACCGCTGGTACCAGATTGGCATCGTGTCATGGGGTGAAGGCTGCGACCGTGATGGGAAGTACGGCTTCTTCACGCATGTTTTCAGGATGAGCAAGTGGATGAGGAAAGTCATTGAGAAATCTGATAACGATGAATAG
- the fbxo3 gene encoding F-box only protein 3 — MATEFRMELLPSDPLLHILSFLDFRDLIQVSSTNRRLNELSKHNPLWRSLCFKHWLITDDERLQSGRSWYNVFSVYYADLGRYIHYYPLLKRAWEQLTSFLRQRCPRMIVSLKEGATEAELGNIEAQIGCHLPDDYRCSYRIHNGQMLVIPGLMGSMSLSNHYRSEVLLDVETAAGGFQHRKGMRSCLPLTFCFHTGLSQYMALEHTEGRRMFESFYPCPDQTAQDPAAVDMFITGSSFLEWFTTYVNNVVTGEYPIIRDQIFRYVHDKSCVTTTGDITVSVSTSFLPELSSVHPPHFFFTYRIRIEMASSAHPEGACQLDSRYWKITTSDGNVEEVQGPGVVGEFPVMTPGKVHEYASCTTFSTPSEYMEGHYTFHRLDNKEVFNVAIPRFQMVCPPFREPTLRTESSDYTSNFDGSDCGNGDEDDFNGLRGINMAALEGAWCPRHI; from the exons ATGGCGACCGAGTTTCGGATGGAACTGCTCCCTTCGGACCCGCTGTTGCACATATTGTCCTTCCTTGACTTTAGAGATTTGATCCA AGTGAGTTCCACTAATAGGAGGCTGAATGAGTTGTCCAAACACAATCCCCTGTGGAGGTCGCTGTGCTTCAAACACTGGCTGATCACAGA TGATGAGCGGCTGCAGAGCGGACGGTCCTGGTACAACGTCTTCAGCGTGTACTACGCTGACCTGGGACGCTACATCCACTACTACCCGCTGTTGAAGAGAGCATGGGAACAGCTGACCAGTTTCCTGCGGCAGAGATGTCCACGCATGATTGTGTCGCTTAAAG AAGGTGCCACGGAGGCAGAGCTGGGGAACATCGAGGCTCAGATCGGCTGTCACCTTCCGGACGACTATCGGTGCTCGTACCGCATCCACAATGGCCAGATGCTGGTGATACCGGG GCTGATGGGGAGCATGTCGCTGTCCAACCACTATCGCTCAGAGGTTCTGCTAGATGTGGAGACAGCGGCAGGGGGCTTCCAGCACAGGaaggggatgagatcctgcctccCGCTCACCTTCTGCTTCCACACAGGCCTCAGCCAGTATATGGCCCTGGAGCACACAGAAGGGCGCCGCATGTTCGAGAGCTTCTACCCCTGCCCC GATCAGACAGCCCAGGATCCTGCAGCCGTCGACATGTTCATCACAG GTTCGTCCTTTTTGGAGTGGTTCACCACCTACGTCAACAACGTGGTTACGGGAGAGTACCCCATCATCCGAGACCAGATCTTCAG GTACGTGCACGACAAAAGCTGCGTGACGACGACGGGGGATATCACCGTATCAGTTTCAACCTCCTTCCTGCCCGAGCTTTCCTCCGTTCACCCGCCGCACTTTTTCTTTACTTACCGCATCAG GATCGAGATGGCGAGCAGCGCGCACCCCGAGGGGGCCTGCCAGCTCGACAGCCGCTACTGGAAAATCACCACCTCTGACGGCAACGTGGAGGAGGTGCAAGGACCCGGCGTGGTCG GAGAGTTCCCGGTCATGACGCCAGGAAAAGTCCACGAGTATGCCAGCTGCACAACCTTCTCCACGCCATCAGAGTACATGGAGGGACACTACACCTTCCACAGACtcg ACAACAAGGAAGTGTTCAATGTGGCGATCCCCCGCTTCCAGATGGTGTGCCCGCCATTCAGAGAGCCCACGTTGCGGACG